A DNA window from Massilia putida contains the following coding sequences:
- a CDS encoding peptidylprolyl isomerase — protein sequence MIVKPARLLLAMTAMVALPSFAQNVATVNGKPIPAAKVDQVVKQVVAQGKATDSPQLREAIKKDLIGREVLIQEADKQGVGTRPDVKNAIDNARQSIIINAMLADYIKKNPVKDADIKAEYDKYKAQVGDKEYHARHILVGTEDEAKQIIAKLKGGAKFEDLAKQSKDPGSAPNGGDLDWASPASFVPEFSKAMTSLQKGQITETPVHTQFGWHVIKLEDVRPAKVPPLEEVKQQVAESLQQRKLAAFREELMKKAKIQ from the coding sequence ATGATTGTGAAGCCAGCCCGCCTGTTGTTAGCCATGACCGCGATGGTAGCCCTGCCGTCGTTCGCGCAGAACGTTGCGACCGTCAATGGCAAGCCCATCCCCGCGGCCAAGGTTGACCAGGTGGTCAAGCAGGTCGTCGCCCAGGGCAAGGCAACCGATTCCCCGCAACTGCGCGAGGCAATCAAGAAGGATCTGATCGGCCGCGAAGTCCTGATCCAGGAAGCCGACAAGCAAGGCGTCGGTACCCGCCCGGACGTCAAGAACGCAATCGACAACGCCCGCCAGAGCATCATCATCAATGCGATGCTGGCCGATTACATCAAGAAGAATCCGGTCAAGGATGCGGACATCAAGGCCGAGTACGACAAGTACAAGGCCCAGGTCGGCGACAAGGAATACCACGCCCGTCACATCCTGGTCGGCACGGAAGACGAAGCCAAGCAGATCATCGCCAAGCTGAAAGGCGGCGCCAAGTTCGAAGACCTGGCCAAGCAGTCGAAAGACCCGGGCTCGGCACCGAACGGCGGCGACCTGGACTGGGCTAGCCCGGCCTCGTTCGTGCCTGAATTCTCGAAGGCCATGACCTCGCTGCAAAAAGGTCAGATCACCGAGACCCCGGTGCACACCCAGTTCGGCTGGCACGTGATCAAGCTGGAAGACGTCCGTCCGGCCAAGGTGCCGCCGCTGGAAGAAGTCAAGCAGCAGGTCGCGGAATCGCTGCAGCAGCGCAAGCTGGCTGCGTTCCGCGAAGAGCTGATGAAGAAAGCCAAGATCCAGTAA